A section of the Oncorhynchus nerka isolate Pitt River linkage group LG3, Oner_Uvic_2.0, whole genome shotgun sequence genome encodes:
- the LOC115103016 gene encoding DNA-directed RNA polymerase III subunit RPC7-like, which produces MAGLGHSRGRGKGYMSFSMEAVGIGKGENLPPSILQPTPLFPPVEHKPVPLVMGEEAEYMLALKQEFRGNMKNLPFYVRPAVSKKDVERYSDKYQNSEPSDNTIEWNPDTSLSVETTVDPKLRKKTRVDKEEIIHKLETLEEEVTSDEEEGEKKKQEEEQQDGEEEYDEEEFEEETDYIMSYFDNGEEFGGDSDENRDEAVY; this is translated from the exons ATGGCTGGCCTGGGCCACAGCCGAGGTCGCGGCAAGGGGTACATGAGCTTCAGTATGGAGGCAGTCGGGATTGGGAAAGGGGAGAACCTGCCCCCTTCAATTCTCCAGCCTACACCTCTGTTCCCT CCCGTGGAACACAAGCCTGTCCCTTTGGTGATGGGAGAGGAAGCAGAGTACATGTTGGCACTGAAGCAGGAGTTCAGGGGAAACATGAAGAACCTACCATTTTATGTCCGTCCAGCCGTCTCCAAGAAAG ATGTGGAGCGGTATTCTGATAAATATCAGAATAGTGAGCCGTCAGACAACACCATTGAGTGGAATCCAG ACACCTCTCTTAGTGTGGAGACAACTGTGGACCCCAAACTCAGAAAAAAGACCCGGGTGGACAAAGAGGAGATCATCCATAAACTAGAG ACATTAGAGGAGGAAGTGACCTCAGatgaagaggaaggggagaagaagaagcaggaggaagagcagcaagATGGGGAGGAGGAATATGATGAAGAAGAGTTTGAAGAG GAGACCGACTATATCATGTCGTACTTTGACAATGGAGAGGAGTTCGGAGGGGACAGTGATGAAAACAGGGATGAGGCCGTTTACTGA
- the LOC115114126 gene encoding ankyrin repeat domain-containing protein 34A-like has product MGDGGALHTEGNALLKAVFQGKLRLTRLLLEGGAYINEGNERGETPISAACLAGYEDPQSRQRMVRYLLEKGADPNIPDKSGRTALMHACVEQAGKEVVSLLLENGADPSLKDYTGSSALVHAINRGDRDTLQVLLDACKAKGKEVIIITTDTSPSGTKKTKQYLNSPPSPGVVDKLSPVACMSPSEVAIQTSNSPAAEKAEEEDSIFSFALTSALPLPSNRTLGEKRPPPRKLLKRLNSEPWGLVAPSVLSRVPQEEVDGGLEEEGGGRIITEMNGLSISGPGRPLLSRRHSIETHDPCSPKLIDRSCSEDCAALCSSSWADKVQQHQILYRRNTAPESQENTGGPGAVALRALAHPKLTRMEHYESDTHLCPESIPGSPDSGRVSVERRKYNASPLSLLTTSSRESLESIPNSVSPISMRRRPPGLLERRGSGTLLLDHISHTRPGFLPPLNVNPHRPIPDIRANGRPTSPIHSGPKILVPVAPASPKRGPDFKMKKKLMRRHSMQTEQMKQLSTFQEILTEKVIESNGD; this is encoded by the coding sequence ATGGGAGATGGAGGAGCCCTCCATACGGAGGGGAACGCCCTTCTCAAAGCCGTCTTCCAGGGCAAGCTGCGACTGACCAGGCTCCTCCTGGAAGGGGGAGCCTACATCAACGAAGGCAACGAGCGGGGCGAGACCCCCATCTctgctgcctgcctggctggctacGAGGACCCCCAGAGCCGCCAGAGGATGGTGCGCTACCTCCTGGAGAAAGGAGCCGATCCCAACATCCCAGACAAGTCTGGGCGGACCGCCCTGATGCATGCCTGTGTCGAGCAGGCGGGCAAAGAGGTGGTGTCCCTGCTCCTAGAGAATGGAGCTGACCCCAGCCTCAAGGACTACACAGGCTCCTCCGCCCTGGTCCATGCCATCAACAGAGGTGACCGAGACACCCTCCAGGTCCTGCTGGACGCCTGCAAGGCAAAGGGCAAGGAGGTGATCATCATCACCACCGACACGTCACCCTCGGGCACCAAGAAGACCAAGCAGTACCTCAACTCCCCGCCATCACCAGGGGTGGTGGACAAGCTCTCGCCCGTGGCCTGCATGTCGCCCTCAGAGGTGGCAATCCAGACCTCCAATTCCCCAGCAGCAGAGAAGGCTGAGGAGGAGGACAGTATCTTCAGCTTTGCGTTGACATCAGCTTTACCCCTACCCTCCAATAGAACCCTAGGGGAGAAAAGGCCGCCCCCCCGCAAACTCCTGAAGAGGCTCAACTCGGAGCCTTGGGGGCTGGTAGCACCCTCAGTGCTCAGCAGGGTCCCACAGGAGGAGGTTGATGGTGGACTGGAGGAGGAAGGTGGGGGTAGGATCATCACTGAGATGAATGGTCTGTCAATCTCGGGTCCTGGCAGGCCTCTCCTGTCTCGTCGGCACAGCATCGAAACACACGACCCCTGCTCACCCAAACTCATTGACCGATCCTGCTCAGAGGACTGTGCAGCCCTTTGTAGCTCCTCCTGGGCCGACAAGGTCCAACAGCACCAGATCCTGTACCGCAGGAACACCGCGCCTGAGTCTCAGGAAAATACAGGCGGACCAGGGGCGGTGGCTTTACGCGCCCTGGCTCACCCCAAACTTACCCGTATGGAGCACTATGAGTCAGACACACACCTGTGTCCTGAGTCCATCCCTGGATCTCCAGACTCGGGGCGCGTGTCGGTGGAGCGGAGGAAGTACAACGCctcgcccctctctctgctcACCACCTCCTCCCGGGAGTCCCTTGAGAGCATCCCCAATTCTGTCTCCCCCATCAGCATGCGCAGACGGCCCCCCGGCCTCCTAGAGCGCAGAGGCTCAGGCACCCTCCTCTTGGACCACATTTCCCACACCCGCCCCGGGTTCTTGCCCCCACTCAATGTCAACCCCCACCGGCCCATCCCAGACATCCGGGCCAATGGCAGGCCCACTTCCCCCATCCACTCTGGTCCCAAGATCCTGGTTCCAGTTGCCCCTGCCTCACCCAAGAGAGGCCCAGACTTCAAGATGAAGAAGAAACTGATGAGGAGGCACTCCATGCAGACAGAACAGATGAAGCAGCTCTCCACCTTCCAGGAGATCCTGACAGAGAAGGTCATTGAGTCCAACGGGGACTGA